A genomic region of Raphanus sativus cultivar WK10039 chromosome 6, ASM80110v3, whole genome shotgun sequence contains the following coding sequences:
- the LOC108808496 gene encoding uncharacterized protein LOC108808496, whose product MMFHGPCGKANMNFPCMENCLCSKSYPKPFSEKTTINKEGFPVYRRREQSENFVLKNGYKCDNRWVIPYNKRLSLRFRAHINVEWCNQAGSIKYLFKYINKGQDRVTIAVEPPDHIVANELGNEDITVENIEKKRNELKDFFDCRYVSSCESPWRIFKFPIHYRSTAVEKLNKIDEFARTLTYAEIPIYYIFDKKTKKWKRRKRGFCLGRINYAPRKQEAAYFLRILLNIVRGPTSYNDIKTFEGVLYPEYKDACFARGLLDDDQEYIDDIVRRSYDCSASDLRQIFVIMLMSNTFSARGLVLSDDDKKKYALLEIEKLLRRNGTSLPRLTSKPKLPKTSTQDFNVLVVDERSYDQGTLKETLDRDIPKMTDEQKEIYDQILAAVDQGNCGMFFVYGFGGTGKTFIWKLLSAAIRFRGDIVLNVASSGIASLLLPGGRTAHSRFGIPLNPDEFSSCTMQPGTDQGNLVKESSLIIWDEAPMMGRHCFEALDRSLSTIIGKHANQPFGGKVIVFGGDFRHVLPVINGAGRTEIVLASLNKSYLWDHCKVLKLTKNMRLLSDGLSPEEAVDLRDFSAWILKVGDGKLAEPNDGEAVIDIPSEFLITDSENPIEAISTAIYGDTSSLHEKKEAKFFQEKAILCPTNEDVNMINDYMLDRLDE is encoded by the exons ATGATGTTTCATGGTCCTTGTGGTAAGGCTAATATGAATTTTCCATGTATGGAGAATTGTTTGTGCTCTAAGTCGTATCCTAAACCGTTTTCTGAGAAGACCACGATTAATAAAGAAGGATTTCCGGTTTATAGAAGGCGCGAACAGTCGGAGAACTTTGTCctaaagaatggttacaaatgTGACAATCGGTGGGTTATTCCATATAACAAGAGACTGTCTCTACGTTTCCGAGCTCATATTAACGTGGAGTGGTGCAACCAAGCTGGATCTATCAAGTACTTATTCAAGTACATAAATAAGGGACAAGATCGTGTCACTATAGCTGTGGAACCACCAGATCACATTGTTGCTAATGAGTTGGGCAATGAAGACATAACGGTGGAGAAcattgaaaagaaaagaaacgagCTGAAGGACTTTTTTGATTGCAG ATATGTGTCTTCTTGTGAATCACCTTGGCGAATCTTCAAATTTCCTATTCACTATCGATCAACTGCTGTGGAGAAG TTGAACAAAATCGATGAGTTTGCAAGAACACTAACCTATGCCGAGATTCCTATCTACTATATCTTTGACAAGAAGACAAAGAAGTGGAAGAGGCGGAAAAGAGGTTTCTGTTTAGGAAGAATAAATTATGCTCCTCGGAAACAGGAAGCAGCATATTTCTTGCGCATACTGTTGAACATTGTCAGAGGGCCTACAAGTTATAATGACATTAAGACCTTTGAGGGAGTTCTCTATCCTGAATACAAAGATGCATGCTTTGCTCGTGGGTTATTAGATGATGATCAGGAGTACATTGATGATATTGTAAGGAGAAGCTACGACTGCTCTGCAAGTGATCTACGACAGATTTTTGTTATCATGCTTATGAGTAACACTTTCTCTGCCAGAG GATTGGTGTTGAGCGACGATGACAAAAAGAAGTATGCATTACTAGAGATTGAGAAGCTGTTGAGACGTAACGGCACATCTCTACCAAGATTAACTTCAAAGCCAAAGCTGCCAAAGACAAGCACTCAAGATTTTAATGTCTTGGTAGTAGATGAGCGCAGCTATGATCAAGGTACACTAAAAGAGACTCTTGATAGAGATATTCCGAAAATGACAGATGAGCAAAAGGAAATTTATGATCAGATCCTTGCTGCTGTTGATCAAGGAAATTGTggaatgttttttgtttatggATTTGGTGGTACTGGAAAAACTTTTATCTGGAAGTTACTTTCTGCAGCGATTAGATTTCGAGGGGATATTGTTCTAAACGTCGCATCAAGTGGCATTGCTTCGTTGTTACTACCAGGAGGTCGGACTGCTCATTCAAGATTTGGTATCCCATTAAATCCAGACGAGTTTTCATCATGTACTATGCAGCCTGGAACTGATCAAGGTAATTTAGTCAAAGAATCATCACTCATTATATGGGACGAAGCTCCAATGATGGGCAGACATTGTTTTGAAGCTTTGGATAGGAGTTTATCTACTATAATTGGGAAGCATGCGAACCAGCCCTTTGGTGGAAAGGTTATTGTCTTTGGGGGTGACTTCAGGCATGTTCTTCCGGTTATAAATGGAGCTGGTAGGACTGAGATCGTTTTGGCTTCTCTCAATAAGTCCTATCTTTGGGACCACTGCAAAGTTCTGAAGCTCACCAAGAACATGCGTTTATTATCGGATGGTTTGTCACCAGAAGAGGCTGTGGATCTTAGGGATTTTTCTGCTTGGATATTAAAAGTTGGGGATGGTAAACTTGCAGAGCCTAATGATGGTGAAGCGGTGATCGATATTCCATCAGAATTTCTTATAACAGACTCCGAAAATCCTATAGAAGCAATCAGTACAGCCATTTATGGGGATACTTCTTCTCTACATGAAAAGAAAGAGGCCAAGTTTTTTCAAGAGAAAGCTATCCTATGTCCGACTAATGAAGATGTCAATATGATTAATGACTACATGCTGGATAGGCTTGATG AGTGA
- the LOC108808495 gene encoding WAT1-related protein At1g01070-like yields MNVVEGERSSIVDKWTPAMAVVVANIATGSVNAVVKKALDGGVNHMVIGAYRLAISAFILAPLAYFLERKIRPKITFRLLIDHFISGLIGGSLAQFFFMLGLAYTSANVAGAFTSMMPAITFALSLILRMESVRVLKSKSGMLKVIGTLICVSGAMLLTFYKGPQITHFHSHPEALHNNNNNHQSKTNNWLLGCLFSAIGVTFFCIWMLFQETLNMKYPCKYTSICLMSVFGSVQCALLSLYKRRTVNDWVIDDRFVLFVIAYAGIVGQAMTTVATAWSIKKLGAVFASTFSPIMLISATLFDFIISHTPLYLGR; encoded by the exons ATGAATGTTGTTGAAGGAGAGAGATCATCAATAGTAGACAAATGGACACCGGCTATGGCAGTTGTGGTAGCAAACATAGCGACGGGTTCAGTGAATGCAGTTGTGAAGAAGGCTCTTGATGGTGGTGTTAACCATATGGTCATTGGTGCTTATCGTCTGGCTATTTCTGCCTTCATTTTGGCTCCTCTCGCTTATTTCTTGGAAAG gaaaataagaCCGAAGATAACGTTCAGGCTATTGATCGATCATTTCATCAGCGGTTTGATTGG AGGGAGTTTGGCACAATTTTTCTTTATGCTTGGTTTGGCGTACACGTCAGCAAATGTTGCGGGTGCTTTTACGAGCATGATGCCTGCGATTACCTTTGCTTTGTCCCTTATTTTAAG GATGGAAAGCGTAAGAGTTCTAAAGAGCAAATCAGGAATGCTAAAAGtgataggaacattgatatgcgTCAGTGGAGCGATGTTGTTAACATTTTACAAAGGTCCTCAAATAACACACTTTCACTCTCACCCAGAGGCTCTtcacaacaacaataacaaccATCAAAGCAAGACGAATAATTGGCTTCTTGGATGTCTCTTTTCTGCTATAGGAGTcacatttttttgtatatggATGCTTTTCCAAGAGACTTTAAACATGAAGTACCCTTGCAAATACACGAGCATTTGTCTCATGTCCGTTTTCGGCTCAGTCCAATGTGCTCTCTTAAGTCTCTACAAAAGGAGAACTGTCAATGATTGGGTCATTGATGATAGATTCGTACTTTTCGTCATTGCATACGCT GGAATAGTGGGGCAAGCGATGACGACAGTAGCAACAGCATGGTCGATAAAGAAACTGGGAGCCGTTTTCGCATCAACATTTAGTCCCATTATGCTCATCTCAGCTACTCTATTCGATTTCATCATCTCACACACTCCTTTGTACCTCGGCAggtaa